In the genome of Nocardia sp. NBC_00416, one region contains:
- a CDS encoding acyl-CoA dehydrogenase family protein → MRIAYTPEHEQLRAELREYFARLITPERRAALSSQTGEYGQGNVYREVVAEMGRDGWLALGWPEEFGGQNRPMLDQLIFTDEAAIAGAPVPFLTVNSVAPTIMHYGSAEQKKFFLPKIAAGELHFAIGYSEPGAGTDLASLRTTAVRDGDDYVINGQKMWTSLIAYADYVWLAVRTDPTAKKHKGISMLIVPTTAEGFSWTPVHTMAGPDTSATYYQDVRVPVTSLVGPENGGWPLVTNQLNHERVALTSAAALQLALAQTTAWAKATKAADGARIFDREWVQLNLARVHAKVEYLKLMNWEIASRADAGGDAAPRPWDASACKVYGTELSTEAYRLLMEVLGPQASLRQDSPGSVLRGRLERMHRAALILTFGGGTNEVQRDIIAMTALKQPASGR, encoded by the coding sequence ATGCGCATTGCGTATACCCCGGAACATGAACAGCTACGCGCCGAGTTGCGTGAATACTTCGCTCGTCTGATCACCCCCGAACGGCGGGCGGCGCTCAGCTCGCAGACCGGCGAGTACGGCCAGGGCAATGTGTACCGCGAGGTCGTCGCGGAAATGGGCCGCGACGGCTGGCTGGCCCTGGGCTGGCCCGAGGAGTTCGGCGGCCAGAACCGGCCCATGCTGGATCAGCTGATCTTCACCGACGAAGCCGCCATCGCGGGCGCTCCGGTGCCGTTCCTGACCGTCAACTCGGTGGCGCCCACGATCATGCACTACGGCAGTGCGGAGCAGAAGAAATTCTTCCTGCCCAAGATCGCCGCCGGTGAGCTGCACTTCGCCATCGGTTACTCCGAACCCGGCGCGGGTACCGACCTGGCCAGTCTGCGCACCACCGCGGTCCGCGACGGCGACGACTATGTGATCAACGGCCAGAAGATGTGGACCAGTCTCATCGCCTACGCCGACTACGTCTGGCTGGCGGTGCGCACCGACCCCACCGCCAAGAAACACAAGGGCATCAGCATGCTGATCGTGCCCACCACGGCCGAGGGCTTCTCCTGGACCCCGGTGCACACCATGGCCGGCCCGGATACCAGCGCCACCTACTACCAGGACGTACGGGTCCCGGTGACCTCGCTCGTGGGTCCGGAGAACGGCGGCTGGCCGCTGGTCACCAACCAGCTCAACCACGAGCGCGTCGCCCTGACCTCCGCCGCCGCACTCCAGCTGGCACTGGCCCAGACGACCGCGTGGGCGAAGGCGACGAAGGCCGCGGACGGGGCCCGGATCTTCGATCGCGAATGGGTCCAGCTGAACCTGGCGCGGGTGCACGCCAAGGTCGAATATCTGAAGCTCATGAACTGGGAGATCGCCAGCCGGGCCGATGCCGGGGGCGACGCCGCGCCCCGGCCGTGGGACGCGTCGGCGTGCAAGGTGTACGGGACCGAACTGTCGACCGAGGCCTACCGCCTGCTCATGGAGGTGCTCGGACCGCAGGCCTCGCTGCGGCAGGACTCCCCCGGTTCGGTGCTGCGCGGCCGGCTCGAGCGGATGCACCGCGCGGCCCTGATCCTCACCTTCGGCGGCGGCACCAACGAGGTGCAGCGCGACATCATCGCCATGACCGCCCTGAAGCAGCCCGCCTCCGGCCGCTGA
- a CDS encoding ferredoxin — protein sequence MKVSVDFDQCEANGICAGIAPDVFELDDEDMLHVAEGEVAPDQESQVAEAVAQCPKAALRLL from the coding sequence ATGAAGGTCAGCGTTGACTTCGATCAGTGCGAAGCGAATGGAATCTGCGCGGGAATCGCTCCCGACGTCTTTGAACTCGATGACGAGGACATGCTGCACGTCGCCGAGGGCGAGGTCGCGCCCGATCAGGAGTCGCAAGTCGCCGAGGCGGTGGCGCAATGCCCGAAAGCGGCATTGCGGTTGCTGTGA